A window of the Microvirga terrae genome harbors these coding sequences:
- a CDS encoding L,D-transpeptidase produces MRTCDDRIVQMGTALALAFGLTLAVCLPGAADAQALPKSVIQETLEIGDEPGRISTEEVVIADGPYARQVVFFRSNEAPGTLVIHTSERFAYLVQGNNRALRYGIGVGREGFQWSGLVRVSRKAEWPDWRPPPEMIARQPYLPRFMAGGPGNPMGARALYLGSTVFRIHGTNQPETIGHAISSGCFRLANGDVIDLYARVPLGTKVVVRQGASL; encoded by the coding sequence ATGCGGACATGCGACGACCGAATTGTCCAAATGGGTACGGCGCTTGCGCTGGCATTCGGACTTACCCTGGCGGTTTGTCTGCCCGGTGCAGCGGATGCGCAGGCTCTGCCGAAATCCGTCATCCAGGAGACGCTGGAGATCGGCGACGAGCCGGGGCGCATTTCCACGGAAGAGGTCGTCATCGCTGATGGGCCCTATGCCCGCCAGGTCGTGTTCTTCCGCTCGAATGAGGCACCTGGAACCCTCGTCATTCATACATCGGAGCGGTTCGCCTATCTGGTCCAGGGCAACAACCGCGCCCTCCGCTATGGCATCGGCGTCGGCCGCGAGGGTTTCCAGTGGTCGGGCCTGGTGCGCGTCAGCCGCAAGGCCGAATGGCCCGACTGGCGCCCACCGCCGGAGATGATCGCCCGTCAGCCCTATCTCCCGCGCTTCATGGCCGGCGGCCCGGGCAATCCGATGGGGGCCCGCGCACTCTATCTCGGCTCGACGGTCTTCCGCATCCACGGCACCAATCAGCCGGAGACGATCGGCCATGCCATCTCGTCGGGCTGCTTCCGGCTCGCTAACGGCGACGTCATCGACCTCTATGCGCGCGTGCCGCTCGGCACCAAGGTCGTGGTCCGTCAGGGGGCCAGCCTGTGA
- a CDS encoding AraC family transcriptional regulator yields MDDGRISQDVGRGPGQSILIPALAHAISRRTLAPGYIHLGVSKEIVPTLCDFGIDPDPLIHEAGLDPRLFEDGTSVVAFTALARLYTLCVARTRCPHFGLLVGQRATILSLDLIGRLMQHSETVSGALDSLVSNLSVQDRVVVASLTVADDVAMLTYAAYQPDGASAEHITEAALAVSVNAMRTLCGAEWRPTEVLLSRTAPADTGSYRRHFRAPVRFNQEGATLVFPAKDLKRKVAGADPLLRGMLEEQIRRLRGNAASEFPDDIRRLLRTRIMKRRCSASDMADLLAMHRRTLSRRLRDSGSGYRTIANEIRFEIARQLLADTDVPLGEIAAALGYSEASAFTRAFRRWSGRTPTAWRSNGRPG; encoded by the coding sequence ATGGACGACGGACGAATCTCACAGGATGTTGGTCGTGGTCCGGGGCAATCGATCCTGATTCCGGCGCTGGCTCATGCGATATCCCGGCGCACGCTTGCGCCCGGGTACATCCATCTGGGAGTCAGCAAAGAGATTGTCCCGACCCTGTGCGATTTCGGGATTGATCCCGATCCGCTGATCCACGAGGCCGGGCTCGACCCTCGCCTGTTCGAGGACGGTACGAGCGTCGTTGCGTTCACCGCCCTGGCCCGGCTCTATACCCTGTGCGTGGCGAGAACCCGCTGTCCGCATTTCGGGCTGCTTGTGGGCCAGCGGGCCACCATCCTGTCCCTGGACCTGATCGGACGACTGATGCAGCATTCGGAGACCGTCAGCGGGGCCTTGGATTCGCTCGTGTCCAATCTGAGCGTCCAGGACCGGGTCGTGGTTGCCTCGCTGACCGTTGCCGATGACGTGGCTATGCTCACCTACGCGGCGTACCAGCCCGACGGCGCGAGCGCAGAACACATCACCGAAGCAGCCCTGGCGGTATCGGTCAATGCGATGCGCACCCTGTGCGGCGCTGAATGGCGCCCAACGGAAGTGCTTCTGTCGCGCACGGCCCCAGCCGATACCGGATCCTACCGGCGCCATTTCCGGGCGCCCGTCCGGTTCAATCAGGAGGGCGCCACCCTGGTATTTCCGGCCAAGGACCTGAAGCGAAAAGTAGCGGGGGCCGATCCTCTGCTCCGCGGCATGCTGGAGGAGCAGATCCGGCGACTGCGAGGCAATGCGGCATCCGAGTTCCCGGATGACATCCGGCGCTTGCTGCGCACGCGGATCATGAAACGGCGCTGCTCCGCCAGCGACATGGCCGATCTGCTGGCGATGCATCGACGCACCTTGAGCCGGCGCTTGAGGGACAGCGGATCGGGGTACAGGACAATTGCCAATGAGATCCGCTTCGAGATTGCCCGGCAATTGTTGGCAGATACCGACGTGCCACTTGGCGAGATTGCGGCGGCGCTCGGTTATTCAGAGGCCAGCGCTTTCACCCGCGCCTTCCGCCGCTGGTCGGGCCGAACGCCGACTGCCTGGCGAAGCAACGGCCGACCCGGGTAG
- a CDS encoding DUF6894 family protein, with protein MPRFFFHVRGAREGLSRDELGLNFPDVETAYREAFCAARDIRGVFALRGQHPCDYTIEVANAADELIFSLPFSTAFGRRMHRRTKRFRQ; from the coding sequence ATGCCTCGCTTCTTCTTCCACGTCAGGGGTGCACGCGAGGGACTGAGCCGCGACGAGCTCGGGCTCAACTTTCCTGACGTGGAGACTGCCTATCGTGAGGCGTTCTGTGCGGCTCGCGACATCAGGGGCGTCTTCGCGTTGCGCGGTCAGCATCCGTGCGACTATACCATTGAGGTTGCGAACGCTGCGGACGAGCTGATCTTCAGCCTCCCGTTCTCTACAGCCTTCGGCCGTCGAATGCACCGGCGCACCAAGCGGTTTCGCCAGTGA
- the ppk2 gene encoding polyphosphate kinase 2 has protein sequence MKRKDFESELRKLQVELVRLQTWVKATGARIIIVFEGRDTAGKGGVISRITQRVSPRVFRHIALPAPTEREKSQLYIQRYVAQFPAAGEIVLFDRSWYNRAGVERVMGFCTDDEYERFMRLVPSFEQEIVDNGIILLKYFLDVSQDEQRRRFADRIEDPMKHWKLSPMDTESVRRWWDYTLAYQAMLRATDTPANPWFIVPSDDKRRARLNLISHLLRQIPYKKVKVELPKVPKAEPRPKGIEDRLPASHIVPARY, from the coding sequence ATGAAGCGGAAGGATTTCGAGAGCGAATTGAGAAAGCTCCAGGTCGAACTCGTGCGCCTGCAGACCTGGGTCAAGGCAACGGGAGCCAGGATCATTATCGTTTTCGAGGGCCGAGACACCGCCGGCAAGGGTGGCGTGATAAGCCGGATTACGCAGCGGGTGAGCCCGCGGGTGTTTCGGCACATCGCCCTGCCGGCGCCGACCGAGCGCGAGAAGAGTCAGCTCTACATCCAGCGCTACGTGGCGCAGTTCCCCGCCGCCGGCGAGATCGTGCTGTTCGACCGCTCGTGGTACAATCGAGCCGGAGTCGAGCGCGTCATGGGCTTCTGTACCGATGACGAGTACGAGCGCTTCATGCGCCTGGTGCCATCGTTCGAGCAGGAGATCGTCGATAACGGCATTATCCTGCTCAAGTACTTTCTCGACGTCAGCCAGGACGAGCAGCGCCGCCGCTTCGCCGACCGGATCGAGGATCCGATGAAGCATTGGAAGCTTAGCCCGATGGACACCGAGTCGGTGCGTCGCTGGTGGGATTACACGCTGGCCTACCAGGCCATGCTGCGCGCCACGGACACTCCTGCCAATCCATGGTTCATTGTCCCGTCCGACGACAAGCGCCGCGCGCGGCTCAACCTGATCAGCCATCTGCTGAGACAAATCCCGTACAAGAAGGTCAAGGTCGAATTGCCGAAGGTGCCAAAGGCGGAACCGAGGCCAAAAGGGATCGAAGACCGGCTGCCGGCATCCCACATCGTCCCGGCCCGATATTGA
- a CDS encoding Spy/CpxP family protein refolding chaperone, translated as MRKEIISVVAALFIGGAPAAYAQQATSGPAGTPGSGRLSQGDFKMLTDIRVGVIKAALQLTPEQEKLWPAVEEAIRARAETRYRRLAALGERLDQPRDIDPVQLYRQRADVLTDRAAGLRKLADAWQPLYQSLTPDQKSRLRLVTLHALEGLRTAMENRRMEPDDEEEIELWVFPH; from the coding sequence ATGCGGAAGGAAATCATCAGCGTCGTCGCAGCCCTGTTCATTGGTGGCGCGCCCGCGGCCTATGCTCAGCAAGCCACCTCAGGCCCAGCCGGCACACCTGGCAGCGGACGGCTGAGCCAAGGCGATTTCAAAATGCTGACCGATATTCGGGTCGGAGTGATCAAGGCCGCACTGCAACTCACCCCGGAGCAGGAGAAACTCTGGCCCGCCGTGGAGGAGGCGATCCGCGCCAGGGCCGAGACACGCTATCGCCGGCTGGCCGCACTGGGGGAGCGCTTGGACCAGCCACGAGACATCGATCCGGTGCAACTCTATCGCCAGCGTGCCGACGTCCTGACGGATCGTGCGGCGGGCCTGAGGAAGCTTGCGGATGCCTGGCAGCCGCTCTACCAGAGCCTCACGCCGGACCAGAAGTCGCGGCTGCGTCTTGTGACGCTGCATGCGCTTGAAGGGCTCCGGACCGCCATGGAGAACCGCCGCATGGAGCCGGATGACGAGGAGGAAATCGAGCTTTGGGTTTTCCCTCACTAG
- a CDS encoding tetratricopeptide repeat protein — MRPRKTDRFMLGGGDGTVSASSQAQSLPAAEDVRAQLDVLLASPDLDAPARARRFLRYVVEETLAGRAERIKAYAIGTEVFERNADFDAQGDPVVRIEAGRLRRALERYYLSGGTSDSVVITIPKGGYVPHFAWRTAPVADADPVPVTVSPGSPADSPPRRRIPWPIAVACLAFLGGLLLWAPWRDGVSRTPQAPAPLPPGGPTLVVLPLEALGEPSAKSYADGLTEEVLSQFARFKEITVLGRETSRSIMPGTDMARIRRDLGVRYVLEGSVRAAAHRLRITGRLIDAQTRAVLWSQTYDEDLQVRDLFTIQDEVARRVATAVAQPYGIIQRADGTRTGSRPPDDLEAYACTLRFYDYRAALTEDSHGAIRTCLERAVAVHPDYATAWAMLSILYLDEDRFGFNPRAKASPPIQRSLEAARRAIRLDPENVRALQALMMALFFAEQPTEALEVGERAVTLNPNDTELLGEYGTCLSQAGAWRRGAELIEQALARNPGHSGYYSGVLAVYAYMQRDYERAETLIRQAALEKFPLYHFVAAVIYAQLGKASEAAEARDTFLRMRPMIFEHWDAEMAKRNYRPEDAAHYAEGARKAGFPVPARTAAESTLEARASRH, encoded by the coding sequence GTGCGCCCGCGGAAAACGGACCGGTTCATGCTCGGTGGAGGCGACGGCACTGTGAGCGCCTCGTCGCAGGCGCAGTCGCTGCCCGCGGCAGAGGACGTGCGCGCGCAGCTCGATGTCCTCCTCGCCAGCCCCGACCTCGACGCGCCTGCCCGGGCGCGCCGGTTCCTGCGCTATGTCGTCGAGGAGACGCTCGCCGGGCGCGCCGAGCGCATCAAGGCCTATGCCATCGGCACCGAGGTGTTCGAGCGGAACGCGGACTTCGACGCCCAGGGCGATCCCGTCGTGCGCATCGAGGCCGGACGGCTGCGCCGGGCGCTGGAGCGCTATTATCTCTCGGGCGGCACGTCGGATTCGGTGGTCATCACCATCCCTAAGGGGGGCTACGTCCCGCACTTCGCCTGGCGCACGGCGCCGGTTGCGGACGCCGATCCTGTCCCTGTCACCGTGTCGCCTGGATCTCCGGCCGATTCGCCGCCACGGCGCCGGATTCCTTGGCCCATCGCGGTCGCCTGCCTTGCCTTTCTCGGCGGGCTTCTCCTGTGGGCGCCTTGGCGTGACGGCGTGTCCCGCACGCCACAAGCACCGGCTCCTTTGCCGCCCGGCGGGCCTACCCTCGTCGTGCTGCCGCTCGAGGCCTTAGGGGAGCCGTCGGCGAAGTCCTACGCGGATGGCCTGACCGAGGAGGTCCTGAGCCAGTTCGCCCGCTTCAAGGAAATCACGGTCCTCGGGCGGGAAACGTCGCGCAGCATCATGCCGGGAACGGATATGGCCCGCATCCGACGTGATCTCGGCGTCCGCTACGTGCTCGAGGGCAGCGTCCGGGCCGCGGCGCACCGCCTGCGCATCACGGGCCGGCTCATCGATGCACAGACCAGAGCAGTCCTGTGGTCACAGACCTACGACGAGGACTTGCAGGTCCGTGATCTTTTCACGATCCAGGACGAAGTCGCCCGCAGAGTCGCAACCGCCGTGGCACAGCCCTACGGCATCATCCAACGGGCCGACGGGACCCGAACGGGCTCCCGCCCTCCCGACGACCTCGAAGCCTATGCGTGCACGCTCAGGTTCTACGATTACCGGGCCGCGCTGACCGAGGACAGCCATGGGGCGATCCGAACCTGCCTGGAGCGCGCGGTCGCAGTCCATCCCGATTATGCGACCGCCTGGGCGATGCTGTCCATTCTTTACCTCGACGAGGACCGGTTCGGATTCAATCCAAGGGCAAAGGCAAGCCCCCCGATCCAACGCTCACTCGAAGCCGCTCGCCGCGCGATCCGCCTCGATCCGGAGAACGTGCGGGCGCTCCAGGCTCTGATGATGGCGCTGTTCTTCGCCGAGCAACCGACCGAGGCGCTGGAGGTGGGCGAGCGGGCGGTGACGCTGAACCCGAACGATACCGAGCTTCTCGGCGAATACGGAACCTGTCTCAGCCAGGCCGGCGCATGGCGACGCGGCGCCGAGCTGATTGAGCAGGCGCTTGCCCGCAACCCCGGCCATTCCGGCTACTACAGCGGGGTCCTGGCGGTCTATGCCTACATGCAGCGCGACTACGAGCGTGCGGAGACCCTGATCCGGCAGGCGGCTCTGGAGAAGTTCCCGCTCTACCATTTCGTCGCCGCCGTCATCTACGCCCAGCTCGGCAAGGCATCGGAAGCTGCCGAGGCGCGCGATACATTCCTGCGCATGCGCCCGATGATTTTCGAGCACTGGGACGCCGAGATGGCCAAGCGCAACTACCGGCCGGAAGACGCGGCCCATTACGCCGAAGGCGCCCGCAAGGCGGGCTTCCCGGTGCCGGCGCGCACGGCTGCGGAATCAACCCTCGAGGCACGGGCATCCCGGCACTGA
- a CDS encoding DUF1254 domain-containing protein, translating into MKLTRRQAAIGALSLLAGTAATTASEAHLGELLGIDEGLEDFWLATDAYIYGYPLVTMEMTRRVITNVAAPEGTRAPMGQIIKLRHYPDATFRDVTAPNADTLYTTAFFDVGKEPWVLSLPDMKDRYFLMPMLDGWTTVFQVPGKRTTGTGAQTYAITGPGWSGTLPAGVKEYKSPTNIVWLLGRIYCTGTPEDYAEVHALQDQVKLVPLSAYGKPYTPPAGKVDASIDMKSAVRDQVNRMDAVAYFTLLAELMKTNPPSAADAPALAKFAKIGLVPGQNFDASKLRADFAKRIPEIANDRIMIQFKINKDIHDIDGWGFTTKTGIYGTDYLMRALVTAIGLGANRPQDAVYPTSQKDGDGQAYDGANKYVMRFAKGQLPPVEGFWSLTMYDGAYFFVPNPINRYSISARQNLKANPDGSVDLYIQKDSPGADKESNWLPAPAGKFILMLRMYWPNETNPSIIDGTWTIPPVRKVSDRA; encoded by the coding sequence ATGAAGCTGACCCGCCGCCAGGCGGCCATCGGTGCCTTGAGCCTGCTCGCCGGGACCGCGGCGACCACCGCCAGTGAGGCTCATCTGGGCGAATTACTGGGTATCGACGAAGGCCTCGAGGATTTCTGGCTGGCAACCGACGCCTACATCTACGGCTATCCGCTGGTCACCATGGAGATGACTCGGCGCGTCATCACCAACGTGGCCGCCCCCGAAGGCACCCGGGCGCCGATGGGCCAGATCATCAAGCTCCGGCACTACCCGGATGCTACGTTCCGCGATGTGACCGCACCCAACGCCGACACGCTTTATACGACCGCATTCTTCGACGTCGGCAAGGAGCCCTGGGTGTTGAGCCTGCCGGACATGAAGGACCGCTATTTCCTCATGCCGATGCTGGACGGCTGGACGACTGTGTTCCAGGTTCCCGGCAAGCGTACCACGGGCACCGGCGCCCAGACCTATGCCATCACCGGACCCGGCTGGAGCGGCACGCTGCCGGCAGGCGTCAAGGAGTACAAGTCGCCGACCAACATCGTCTGGCTGCTCGGTCGCATCTACTGCACCGGCACGCCGGAGGATTACGCCGAGGTGCACGCGCTCCAGGACCAGGTCAAGCTGGTGCCGCTCAGCGCCTACGGCAAACCGTACACGCCGCCCGCCGGCAAGGTCGATGCCTCGATCGACATGAAGTCCGCCGTGCGCGACCAGGTGAACCGTATGGATGCGGTGGCGTACTTCACCCTGCTGGCGGAGCTGATGAAGACCAACCCGCCGTCGGCGGCTGATGCCCCCGCCCTCGCGAAGTTCGCCAAGATCGGGCTCGTGCCCGGCCAGAACTTCGACGCGAGCAAGCTGCGGGCCGACTTCGCCAAGCGCATCCCGGAGATCGCCAACGACCGGATCATGATCCAGTTCAAGATCAACAAGGATATCCATGACATCGACGGCTGGGGCTTCACGACGAAGACCGGGATCTACGGCACCGACTACCTGATGCGAGCCCTCGTTACGGCGATCGGCCTCGGGGCCAACCGCCCGCAGGACGCCGTCTATCCGACCTCGCAAAAGGACGGCGACGGACAAGCCTACGACGGGGCGAACAAGTACGTCATGCGCTTTGCCAAGGGTCAGTTGCCGCCGGTCGAGGGCTTCTGGTCGCTGACGATGTACGACGGTGCCTACTTCTTCGTGCCCAACCCGATCAACCGCTACTCGATCAGCGCACGCCAGAACCTGAAGGCCAATCCGGACGGCTCGGTCGACCTCTACATCCAGAAAGACTCGCCCGGAGCGGACAAGGAGTCGAACTGGCTTCCCGCCCCGGCCGGCAAATTCATCCTGATGCTGCGCATGTACTGGCCGAACGAGACCAACCCGTCGATCATCGACGGCACCTGGACGATTCCGCCAGTCAGGAAGGTGAGCGATCGAGCGTAG
- a CDS encoding amino acid ABC transporter substrate-binding protein: MAGIALALTCASAASGAAGTLETVKQRGVLQCGVSEGLSGFSDRNEQGDWSGFDVDFCRSVAGAIFDDRSKVAFVPLSASERFEALRAGRVDLLSRNSTWTLEREAGLGLAFAGITYHDGQGFMVMRDLMVSSALELDRAKVCVESGTTSQLNLADFFRANSMTYDERAFASAAEALAAFQAGQCNVLTRDQSALYAERLKLPQPGAAVILPDVVSKEPLGPVTRADDFAWFTLVKWVNFALVNAEELGVSSLNAAEARASQKPDIRRFAGLEGGFGRMLGLDDAWALHAVRATGNYAEIYERNLGVNSRLGIPRGLNQLWSMGGVLYAPPIR; the protein is encoded by the coding sequence ATTGCCGGCATAGCTCTCGCTCTGACCTGTGCCTCTGCGGCCTCCGGGGCTGCCGGGACGCTCGAGACCGTAAAGCAACGCGGCGTCCTTCAATGCGGCGTGAGCGAAGGGTTATCCGGATTCTCGGACCGGAACGAGCAGGGTGACTGGTCCGGCTTCGACGTCGACTTTTGCCGTTCGGTCGCGGGAGCAATTTTCGACGACAGATCGAAGGTCGCCTTTGTGCCGTTATCGGCCAGCGAGCGGTTCGAGGCATTGCGCGCGGGACGGGTCGACCTGCTGTCCAGAAACTCGACCTGGACCCTGGAGCGCGAGGCGGGCCTCGGCCTCGCTTTCGCGGGCATCACCTATCATGACGGCCAGGGCTTCATGGTGATGCGGGATCTCATGGTCTCCTCGGCGCTGGAACTCGACCGCGCCAAGGTGTGCGTGGAGAGCGGGACGACGAGTCAGCTCAACTTGGCCGACTTCTTCCGCGCGAACTCCATGACCTACGATGAGCGCGCATTTGCGAGTGCCGCGGAGGCTCTCGCGGCCTTTCAGGCCGGCCAGTGCAATGTTCTGACGCGGGATCAATCGGCGCTCTATGCCGAGCGCCTGAAACTTCCCCAGCCTGGCGCTGCCGTGATCCTCCCTGACGTGGTCTCGAAGGAGCCCCTTGGGCCGGTGACGCGAGCCGACGACTTCGCGTGGTTCACGCTGGTGAAGTGGGTGAATTTCGCGCTCGTGAATGCGGAGGAACTCGGCGTTTCGTCTCTGAATGCAGCTGAGGCAAGGGCATCGCAGAAGCCGGACATACGCCGTTTCGCCGGCCTGGAAGGAGGCTTCGGTCGGATGCTGGGGCTGGACGATGCATGGGCGCTGCACGCCGTCAGGGCGACGGGCAATTACGCCGAAATCTACGAACGCAATCTCGGCGTGAACTCGCGGCTCGGTATCCCGCGCGGCCTGAACCAGCTCTGGAGCATGGGCGGTGTGCTCTATGCGCCCCCTATCCGATGA
- a CDS encoding SulP family inorganic anion transporter produces the protein MPGTHPVDPLPPNRMEAATVPPARGGNPMVGQEALSPGDREGTSVARGIGLEARWLRWLPGLSTLLRYQAAWFRHDVLAGLVLATMLVPVGIAYAVASGLPGICGLYATIVPLLVYAVFGPSRILVLGPDSALAAVILGIVLPLSGGDPQRAVALGGMMALVSGTVLILAGLGRLGFVTELLSKPIRYGYMNGIALTVLISQIPKLFGFSVESTGPLRELWSIGGAILAGRMNWVALAVGLGTLATILLLRGSRRVPGILVAVVGAAVLVGVFDLAERHNVSILGSLPEGLPRFTVPWIGVGDIVPVLIGGCAVAMVSFADTSVLSRAYAARTRTMVDPNQEMVGLGAANLATGFFQGFPISSSSSRTPVAEAAGARTQLTGIVGALAICLLLLVAPDLLRNLPTSALAAVVIASAIGLFEVADLRRIYRIQRWEFWLSIACFAGVAAFGAIPGIGLAIVIAIIEFLWDGWRPYSAVLGRPTGVEGYHDVTRYPEAGRIPGLVLFRWDAPLFFANAELFRERVLAAVAESPTPVRCVVVAAAPVTSVDVTAADALTELDEALLAQRIELRFAELKDPVKDKLRRFGLFDRFGETRFSPTIDAAVSQYQEAS, from the coding sequence ATGCCCGGCACGCACCCAGTCGATCCGCTTCCCCCGAACCGGATGGAGGCTGCGACGGTGCCGCCTGCGCGCGGGGGCAATCCGATGGTTGGCCAGGAGGCTCTCAGCCCGGGCGACCGGGAAGGAACGTCGGTCGCCCGCGGGATCGGCCTTGAGGCCAGATGGCTGCGCTGGTTACCAGGGCTCAGCACCCTCCTCCGGTACCAAGCCGCATGGTTTCGCCATGATGTCTTGGCCGGACTGGTGCTCGCGACCATGCTTGTCCCCGTCGGGATCGCCTATGCCGTGGCCTCCGGCCTGCCGGGCATCTGCGGCCTCTACGCCACGATTGTCCCCCTCTTGGTCTATGCCGTGTTCGGGCCGAGCCGGATCCTCGTCCTCGGCCCGGATTCGGCCCTTGCGGCAGTCATCCTCGGCATCGTGTTGCCGCTGTCCGGCGGGGATCCCCAGCGCGCCGTCGCCCTGGGCGGGATGATGGCCCTCGTGTCGGGGACGGTCCTGATCCTGGCCGGGCTTGGACGCCTCGGCTTCGTGACGGAACTCCTGTCGAAGCCGATCCGCTACGGCTACATGAATGGCATCGCCTTGACGGTCCTGATCAGTCAGATCCCCAAGCTCTTCGGCTTCTCGGTCGAGAGCACGGGACCTTTGCGCGAACTATGGTCCATCGGAGGAGCCATCCTGGCCGGCAGGATGAACTGGGTGGCCCTTGCGGTCGGCCTGGGAACACTGGCCACCATCCTGCTGCTGCGGGGAAGCCGACGTGTACCCGGCATCCTGGTCGCCGTCGTCGGTGCTGCCGTCCTTGTCGGCGTGTTCGACCTCGCGGAGCGCCACAACGTCTCGATACTCGGCTCGCTGCCGGAGGGCCTGCCACGCTTCACCGTTCCCTGGATCGGGGTCGGCGACATCGTTCCTGTGCTCATCGGGGGATGCGCCGTCGCCATGGTGTCGTTCGCCGACACCAGTGTGCTCTCCCGGGCCTACGCCGCAAGGACCCGCACCATGGTCGATCCCAACCAGGAGATGGTGGGGCTCGGAGCCGCCAATCTCGCCACCGGGTTCTTTCAGGGCTTTCCGATCAGCAGCAGCAGTTCGCGCACGCCTGTAGCCGAAGCCGCCGGGGCCCGTACGCAATTGACCGGCATCGTCGGCGCACTCGCCATCTGTCTGCTGCTGCTGGTGGCGCCCGATCTTCTGCGCAACCTTCCGACCTCCGCCCTGGCTGCCGTCGTCATCGCGTCGGCCATCGGGCTGTTCGAGGTGGCCGACCTCAGGCGGATCTACCGCATCCAGCGTTGGGAATTCTGGCTGTCGATCGCCTGCTTCGCGGGTGTCGCGGCGTTCGGCGCCATTCCGGGGATTGGTCTAGCGATCGTGATTGCCATCATCGAGTTCCTGTGGGATGGGTGGCGCCCCTACTCCGCCGTTCTGGGACGTCCGACCGGCGTTGAGGGCTATCATGACGTCACGCGCTATCCGGAGGCAGGCCGGATCCCAGGCCTGGTCCTGTTCCGCTGGGATGCACCCCTGTTCTTTGCCAACGCGGAGCTGTTCCGCGAACGCGTCCTTGCCGCCGTGGCGGAATCGCCAACGCCGGTGCGTTGCGTGGTGGTCGCGGCAGCTCCGGTCACGAGCGTCGACGTGACGGCGGCCGATGCCTTGACCGAACTTGATGAGGCGTTGCTGGCGCAGCGCATCGAGCTCCGGTTCGCTGAACTGAAGGATCCCGTCAAGGATAAGCTGCGGCGGTTCGGGCTGTTCGACCGGTTCGGCGAGACGCGGTTTTCGCCTACAATCGACGCGGCCGTGTCGCAATATCAGGAAGCGAGCTGA